Proteins encoded within one genomic window of Bacteroides sedimenti:
- the carA gene encoding glutamine-hydrolyzing carbamoyl-phosphate synthase small subunit: protein MQDEKNVLLILDDGSVFQGKSFGYEKPVAGEVVFNTAMMGYPESLTDPSYSGQIMTLTFPLVGNYGVPSRSQKDGLSTFMESEKIHAEGIIVSDYSWEYSHWNAVESLESWLKDEKIVGIYGIDTRELTKQLREKGSMKGKIVFPESNGEVKPENDVPFVDPNLVNQVERVSCKEVITYGNGKKKVVLVDCGVKHNIIRCLLKRDVTVVRVPWDYDFNTLEFDGLFISNGPGDPNMCDVTVANIRKAMEGDKPIFGICMGNQLLSKAGGAKIYKLKYGHRSHNQPVRMVGTNRCFITSQNHGFAVDNATLGTDWEPFFVNMNDNTNEGIKHKTKPFFSVQFHPEAASGPTDTEFLFDKFVELL from the coding sequence ATGCAAGACGAAAAGAATGTTTTATTGATTCTCGATGATGGAAGTGTTTTTCAGGGAAAATCCTTCGGTTACGAGAAACCAGTTGCGGGAGAGGTGGTTTTTAATACTGCCATGATGGGATATCCCGAGAGTTTGACCGATCCATCTTACTCCGGTCAGATAATGACACTGACTTTTCCTTTAGTTGGTAACTATGGTGTTCCTTCAAGAAGCCAAAAAGATGGTCTTTCTACTTTCATGGAATCAGAAAAGATACATGCAGAAGGAATTATCGTATCCGATTATTCATGGGAGTACAGTCACTGGAATGCTGTTGAAAGCCTTGAAAGCTGGTTGAAAGATGAAAAAATTGTCGGTATTTACGGAATTGATACTCGTGAACTGACAAAACAGCTTCGTGAAAAAGGCTCGATGAAAGGTAAAATTGTCTTCCCGGAGAGCAATGGAGAAGTAAAGCCAGAGAATGATGTTCCTTTTGTAGACCCAAATCTTGTTAATCAGGTTGAACGGGTAAGTTGCAAAGAGGTCATTACTTATGGAAATGGAAAGAAGAAAGTTGTGTTGGTTGACTGTGGAGTGAAACACAATATCATCCGTTGCCTGTTGAAGAGAGATGTTACAGTGGTGAGAGTTCCATGGGATTATGACTTCAATACACTTGAATTTGACGGACTCTTTATTTCTAACGGACCAGGCGACCCGAATATGTGTGATGTAACAGTCGCAAATATCCGCAAAGCGATGGAGGGAGATAAGCCAATTTTCGGAATTTGTATGGGAAATCAGCTGCTTTCTAAAGCTGGTGGAGCAAAAATCTACAAATTGAAATACGGACATCGTAGCCACAACCAACCGGTGCGTATGGTAGGAACCAACAGATGTTTTATCACCAGCCAGAATCATGGTTTTGCTGTAGATAACGCAACATTGGGTACTGATTGGGAACCTTTCTTTGTGAATATGAACGATAATACAAACGAAGGGATTAAGCATAAAACAAAACCATTCTTTTCAGTACAATTCCATCCTGAAGCTGCAAGCGGGCCAACGGACACAGAATTCTTGTTCGATAAATTTGTAGAGTTGCTTTAA
- the glgP gene encoding alpha-glucan family phosphorylase: MKVKVSNVNTPVWNELTVKSRIPEELNKLTEIAHNIWWSWDSEAVILFRDLDPVLWKEVGLNPVALLERMSFEKLEALANDKVIIKRMNDVYARFRTYMDVKPDSNRPSVAYFSMEYGLSSVLKIYSGGLGVLAGDYLKEASDSNVDMCAVGFLYRYGYFTQTLSMEGQQVANYEAQNFGSLPLERVIGKDGQPLVVPVPYLDNFVYAYIWKVNVGRVSLYLMDTDNEMNSEFDRPITYQLYGGDWENRLKQEIMLGIGGMLTLKTLGIKKDIYHCNEGHAALINVERICDYVASGLTYNEAIEVVRASSLYTVHTPVPAGHDYFDEGLFGKYMSAYPKKMGITWGDLMDLGRNNPGDAGERFCMSVFACNTSQEVNGVSWLHGKVSQEMFSSIWKGYFPEESHVGYVTNGVHFSSWAATEWKKLYAKYFDSSFMYDLSNPKIWEAIYEVPDQEIWNTRVALKNKLVDHIRKQFRDTWLNNQGDPSRIVSLLNKINPNALLIGFGRRFATYKRAHLLFTDLDRLAKIVNNPNYPVQFIFTGKAHPYDGAGQGLIKRIIEISRRPEFLGKIVFLENYDMTLARRLVSGVDIWLNTPTRPLEASGTSGEKALMNGVLNFSVLDGWWLEGYRENAGWALTEKVTYQNQEHQDQLDAATIYAMLENEIIPLYYDTNDEGYSEKWVQYIKNSIAQIAPHYTMKRQLDDYYSKFYNKMAKRFHMLAANNCTKAKELAAWKEKIVDKWDSIEIKFVSINGEPNQMAIECGKDYDLEVVVDEKGLDNAIGIEVVTVVTDKEGKQHIYSAEEFELVKKEGDLHTFRVKYNLSNAGSFKVAFRMFPKNVDLPHRQDFCYVRWFN; encoded by the coding sequence ATGAAGGTAAAAGTTAGTAACGTAAATACTCCGGTATGGAATGAGCTGACCGTGAAATCTCGTATTCCTGAAGAATTGAATAAGTTGACAGAAATTGCTCATAATATATGGTGGTCATGGGATTCTGAAGCGGTTATTTTATTCAGAGATCTTGATCCCGTACTTTGGAAAGAGGTTGGATTGAATCCGGTAGCTCTGCTGGAACGTATGAGTTTTGAAAAACTTGAGGCGTTGGCAAATGATAAGGTTATCATTAAAAGGATGAATGATGTATATGCTCGGTTCAGAACCTATATGGATGTGAAACCAGATTCAAACCGTCCTTCTGTTGCATATTTCAGCATGGAATACGGATTATCTAGCGTATTGAAAATATATTCAGGTGGTTTGGGGGTTCTGGCAGGTGATTATCTGAAAGAGGCTTCAGACAGTAATGTGGATATGTGCGCAGTAGGATTCCTTTATCGTTATGGCTATTTTACGCAGACACTTTCTATGGAAGGACAGCAGGTGGCCAACTATGAAGCTCAGAACTTTGGGAGTCTTCCTTTAGAACGGGTTATTGGAAAAGATGGACAACCTTTGGTGGTTCCTGTTCCTTATCTTGATAATTTTGTATATGCATACATCTGGAAAGTCAACGTGGGTAGAGTGTCTCTCTATCTGATGGATACTGATAATGAGATGAACAGTGAGTTCGATCGTCCTATTACTTATCAGCTTTATGGAGGCGATTGGGAAAACCGTTTAAAACAGGAAATTATGCTTGGTATTGGAGGTATGTTAACTCTTAAAACTCTTGGCATAAAGAAAGATATTTATCATTGTAATGAAGGACATGCAGCTTTGATCAATGTTGAAAGAATATGTGACTATGTAGCATCCGGATTAACCTATAATGAAGCTATTGAGGTAGTTCGTGCCTCTTCGTTATATACTGTACATACACCCGTACCAGCAGGTCATGATTATTTTGACGAAGGACTTTTTGGAAAATACATGAGTGCTTATCCCAAGAAAATGGGAATTACATGGGGTGATTTGATGGATTTGGGACGTAATAATCCTGGTGATGCCGGTGAACGTTTCTGTATGTCTGTATTTGCTTGTAATACATCTCAGGAAGTTAACGGTGTAAGCTGGTTGCACGGTAAAGTATCCCAAGAAATGTTCTCATCTATCTGGAAAGGATATTTCCCAGAAGAAAGTCACGTTGGATATGTTACAAACGGTGTGCATTTCTCTTCATGGGCAGCTACAGAATGGAAAAAACTGTATGCTAAATATTTTGATTCGAGCTTTATGTACGATTTATCAAATCCGAAGATTTGGGAGGCTATTTATGAGGTACCTGATCAAGAAATATGGAATACACGAGTAGCTCTGAAAAATAAACTGGTAGACCATATCCGGAAACAATTCCGTGATACATGGTTAAATAATCAAGGAGATCCATCACGCATAGTTTCATTACTGAACAAGATTAATCCGAATGCCTTGCTGATTGGTTTCGGTCGCCGTTTTGCTACTTATAAACGTGCCCACTTATTGTTTACGGATTTGGATCGTCTTGCTAAAATTGTAAATAACCCCAATTATCCCGTACAATTCATCTTTACAGGAAAGGCGCACCCATACGATGGTGCAGGCCAAGGACTAATAAAGCGGATTATTGAGATATCTCGTCGTCCTGAATTCCTGGGTAAGATTGTTTTCTTGGAAAATTATGATATGACGTTGGCACGTCGTTTAGTATCGGGCGTAGATATCTGGTTGAATACTCCAACCCGTCCTTTGGAAGCTTCGGGAACCTCTGGTGAGAAGGCTTTGATGAATGGTGTTCTTAACTTTTCCGTACTTGATGGATGGTGGTTGGAAGGGTATCGTGAGAATGCCGGATGGGCTTTGACCGAGAAGGTTACATACCAAAATCAGGAACATCAGGATCAACTTGATGCTGCAACCATCTATGCGATGCTGGAAAATGAAATCATTCCGTTGTACTATGATACAAATGATGAAGGATATTCTGAGAAATGGGTACAATATATTAAGAATTCTATAGCTCAGATTGCTCCTCATTACACCATGAAGAGACAATTGGATGATTATTACAGTAAGTTCTACAACAAAATGGCAAAACGATTTCATATGTTGGCAGCAAACAACTGTACTAAAGCGAAAGAACTGGCAGCGTGGAAAGAAAAAATTGTTGATAAATGGGATTCTATTGAAATAAAATTTGTTTCTATAAACGGAGAACCGAACCAAATGGCTATTGAATGTGGAAAAGATTATGATCTTGAGGTGGTTGTTGATGAGAAAGGGCTCGATAATGCAATCGGTATTGAGGTTGTAACTGTTGTTACTGATAAAGAGGGCAAACAACATATTTATTCTGCAGAAGAGTTTGAACTGGTAAAGAAAGAAGGTGATTTGCATACATTCCGTGTGAAGTATAATCTTTCAAATGCTGGAAGCTTTAAGGTTGCATTCCGTATGTTCCCGAAAAATGTTGATTTACCGCATCGTCAGGACTTCTGTTATGTACGTTGGTTTAATTAA
- a CDS encoding amidophosphoribosyltransferase yields MEPLKHECGVAMIRLLKPLEYYEQKYGTWMYGLNKLYLLMEKQHNRGQEGAGLACVKLEATPGEEYMFRERALGTGAITEIFGTVQSNFKDLSSEKLHDADFAKRNLPFAGELYMGHLRYSTTGKSGISYVHPFLRRNNWRAKNLALCGNFNMTNVDEIFDRITETGQHPRRYSDTSIMLEQVGHRLDREVERLFRDCEVKGLKGMDITHAIEDQIDLVNVLKTSSDIWDGGYVICGITGSGESFSFRDPWGIRPAFYYHDDEIVVLASERPVIQTAMNVAGEDVKELNPGEAILVDKRGNIRLAQINEPKSIKPCSFERIYFSRGSDKDIYNERKALGSNLVQPILKAIDNDLRNTVFSFIPNTAEVAFYGMLEAFNKYLNRLKMKKITSADHPLKDEELEKILSMRIRSEKVAIKDIKLRTFIAEGNTRNDLAAHVYDITYGSIVPHVDNLVVIDDSIVRGTTLKQSIIGILDRLHPKKIVIVSSSPQVRYPDYYGIDMARMNEFIAFRATVELLKERNMCNIIKEAYRKSKEQQNLPKEQIVNYVKELYAPFTDEEIAAKMVELLTPEGTKAKVEIVYQPLEGLHDACPNHNGDWYFTGDYPTPGGNKLVNEAFITYMEKVYCD; encoded by the coding sequence ATGGAACCATTAAAACATGAATGCGGTGTAGCCATGATCCGATTACTGAAACCGCTTGAATATTACGAGCAGAAGTACGGAACATGGATGTATGGGCTTAACAAACTCTATCTGTTGATGGAGAAACAACATAATCGCGGACAGGAAGGCGCCGGCTTAGCCTGCGTTAAACTGGAAGCAACCCCTGGAGAAGAATATATGTTTCGTGAAAGGGCATTAGGGACTGGAGCAATTACTGAGATATTTGGAACTGTTCAGTCCAACTTCAAGGATCTTTCTTCTGAAAAACTGCATGATGCCGATTTTGCTAAACGTAACCTCCCTTTTGCCGGAGAGCTTTATATGGGGCATCTTAGATATAGTACCACTGGTAAAAGTGGTATTTCATATGTCCACCCGTTTCTTCGCAGAAATAACTGGAGAGCGAAGAACTTGGCTCTCTGTGGTAACTTTAACATGACCAATGTTGATGAGATCTTTGATAGGATTACTGAAACTGGTCAGCATCCGCGCAGATATTCGGATACTTCCATTATGCTTGAACAGGTGGGGCATCGTCTTGATCGGGAAGTGGAACGTCTTTTCAGAGATTGTGAAGTGAAAGGTTTGAAAGGAATGGATATCACACATGCTATAGAAGATCAGATAGACCTGGTGAATGTGCTGAAAACATCCAGCGATATATGGGATGGCGGCTATGTGATCTGTGGAATTACCGGCAGCGGAGAATCGTTCTCTTTCAGGGACCCTTGGGGGATCCGTCCGGCATTTTACTATCACGATGACGAAATAGTGGTGTTGGCTTCCGAAAGACCGGTTATTCAGACTGCCATGAATGTTGCTGGTGAAGATGTGAAAGAGCTTAATCCGGGAGAGGCAATCCTGGTTGATAAACGTGGAAATATCCGCTTGGCACAGATTAATGAACCAAAAAGTATCAAACCTTGCTCGTTCGAGAGAATCTATTTCTCACGTGGAAGTGACAAGGATATCTATAACGAACGAAAAGCTCTGGGTAGCAATCTGGTTCAGCCCATCCTTAAAGCAATTGATAATGATTTGAGGAATACGGTTTTCTCTTTTATTCCAAATACGGCGGAAGTGGCTTTTTATGGAATGCTGGAGGCTTTCAATAAATACCTGAACCGATTGAAGATGAAAAAGATAACTTCTGCTGATCACCCGTTGAAGGATGAAGAGCTGGAGAAGATACTTTCCATGCGCATTCGTTCGGAGAAAGTAGCGATTAAAGATATAAAGCTGCGAACATTCATTGCTGAGGGAAATACTCGCAACGACTTGGCGGCTCACGTTTACGACATCACCTACGGAAGCATTGTTCCGCATGTGGATAATCTGGTGGTTATCGATGACAGTATCGTAAGAGGAACAACGCTGAAGCAGAGTATCATTGGTATTCTGGACCGTTTGCATCCGAAGAAGATTGTGATTGTTTCTTCTTCACCTCAGGTGCGATATCCCGATTACTATGGAATTGATATGGCACGTATGAATGAGTTTATTGCTTTCCGTGCAACCGTTGAATTGCTGAAAGAACGTAATATGTGCAATATCATTAAGGAGGCATATAGAAAATCGAAAGAACAGCAAAACCTTCCGAAGGAACAAATCGTTAATTATGTCAAGGAACTCTATGCTCCTTTCACCGATGAGGAAATTGCTGCAAAAATGGTTGAACTTCTCACTCCTGAAGGTACTAAAGCTAAAGTGGAGATCGTTTATCAGCCTCTTGAAGGATTGCATGATGCATGCCCGAACCACAATGGCGACTGGTACTTTACAGGTGATTATCCAACACCTGGCGGGAATAAATTGGTTAATGAGGCGTTTATTACATATATGGAAAAAGTATATTGCGATTAA
- the carB gene encoding carbamoyl-phosphate synthase (glutamine-hydrolyzing) large subunit: MKDNIKKVLILGSGALKIGEAGEFDYSGSQALKALREEGIQTVLINPNIATVQTSEGVADTIYFLPVTPFFVEKVIQKEKPEGILLAFGGQTALNCGVELYREGILEKYNVEVLGTQVQAIIDTEDRELFVKKLDEINVKTIKSEAVENVADARRAAKELGYPVIIRAAYALGGLGSGFCDNEEELNKLAEKAFSFSPQVLVEKSLKGWKEIEYEVVRDRFDNCITVCNMENFDPLGIHTGESIVIAPSQTLTNSEYHKLRELAIRIIRHIGIVGECNVQYAFDPESEDYRVIEVNARLSRSSALASKATGYPLAFVAAKLGLGYGLFDLNNSVTKTTSAFFEPALDYVVCKIPRWDLGKFQGVDRELGSSMKSVGEVMAIGRTFEEAIQKGLRMIGQGMHGFVENKELVIEDIDKALHEPTDKRIFVISKAFRAGYTIDQIHDLTKIDKWFLQKLMNIINTANELEKNTELETISPELLRKAKVQGFSDFQIARAVWKNGTEMEKAVLKVRNYRKSFNIVPVVKQIDTLAAEYPAQTNYLYLTYSGIANDVHYLGDHRSIIVLGSGAYRIGSSVEFDWCGVNALNTIRKEGWRSVMINYNPETVSTDYDMCDRLYFDELTFERVLDIIELENPHGVIVSTGGQIPNNLAMRLDEAKVNILGTTAKSIDNAEDRNKFSAMLDRIGVDQPRWRELTSMEDINGFVAEVGFPVLVRPSYVLSGAAMNVCSNQDELVRFLELAANVSKQHPVVVSQFIEHAKEVEMDAVADNGEIVAYAISEHIEFAGVHSGDATIQFPPQKLYVETMRRIKRISKQIAKELNISGPFNIQYLAKDNDIKVIECNLRASRSFPFVSKVLKINFIELATKVMLGLPVEKPEKSLFDLDYVGIKASQFSFSRLQKADPVLGVDMASTGEVGCLGDDSSCAILKAMLSVGYKIPKKNILLSTGTTKDKTDMLAAAHLLNERGYKLFATGGTHRALAENGIPSTMVYWPSETGTPQALDLLHNKEIDMVVNIPKNLTVRELSNGYMIRRAAIDLNIPLITNPRLATAFINAFCTINLDELLIKSWEEYK; encoded by the coding sequence ATGAAAGATAACATAAAGAAAGTATTAATACTAGGTTCCGGTGCCCTTAAGATTGGAGAAGCCGGAGAATTCGATTATTCCGGCTCGCAGGCATTGAAAGCTTTACGTGAAGAAGGAATTCAGACGGTATTGATTAATCCGAATATTGCTACTGTTCAAACATCCGAGGGGGTTGCCGATACTATCTATTTTTTGCCGGTCACTCCCTTCTTTGTGGAAAAGGTGATCCAAAAGGAAAAACCAGAAGGTATACTGCTGGCGTTTGGTGGACAAACAGCCTTGAACTGTGGTGTTGAACTCTACCGCGAAGGTATACTCGAAAAATATAATGTAGAGGTACTGGGCACACAGGTGCAGGCCATTATTGACACAGAAGACCGTGAGCTGTTTGTTAAGAAGCTCGACGAAATCAACGTTAAAACGATCAAGAGCGAAGCTGTTGAGAACGTTGCAGATGCAAGACGTGCAGCGAAAGAACTTGGATATCCGGTTATCATCCGTGCAGCTTATGCCTTGGGTGGTCTGGGCTCTGGTTTCTGCGATAACGAAGAAGAGCTGAATAAACTGGCTGAGAAAGCATTCTCTTTCTCACCTCAGGTGCTGGTTGAGAAGTCACTGAAAGGATGGAAGGAGATTGAATACGAAGTGGTGCGTGACCGCTTTGACAACTGTATCACCGTTTGTAACATGGAAAACTTCGACCCGCTGGGAATTCACACGGGCGAAAGTATCGTAATTGCTCCATCGCAAACATTAACTAATAGCGAATATCACAAACTGCGTGAACTCGCAATCCGTATTATCCGTCACATCGGAATTGTCGGAGAGTGTAACGTACAATACGCGTTCGACCCTGAAAGTGAAGATTACCGTGTGATTGAGGTTAACGCTCGTTTGAGCCGTTCTTCAGCTTTGGCATCAAAAGCTACCGGTTATCCTCTGGCTTTCGTTGCTGCAAAACTTGGACTGGGATACGGACTGTTCGACCTGAACAACTCGGTTACAAAAACAACTTCCGCTTTCTTTGAACCGGCGCTCGACTATGTAGTGTGTAAGATTCCTCGTTGGGACTTGGGTAAATTCCAGGGTGTAGACCGCGAGTTGGGAAGTAGCATGAAATCGGTAGGAGAGGTGATGGCAATCGGTCGTACCTTCGAAGAAGCCATTCAGAAAGGACTCCGTATGATTGGTCAGGGTATGCACGGATTCGTGGAAAATAAGGAGCTGGTAATCGAAGATATCGATAAAGCCCTTCATGAACCAACCGACAAGCGTATCTTTGTAATCAGCAAAGCTTTCAGAGCGGGATATACTATCGATCAGATTCATGATCTAACCAAGATTGATAAATGGTTCTTGCAGAAGTTGATGAATATTATCAATACAGCTAACGAACTGGAAAAGAATACAGAGCTGGAAACAATCTCTCCGGAGTTGCTTCGTAAAGCTAAAGTTCAGGGATTCTCAGACTTCCAGATAGCACGTGCGGTATGGAAGAATGGAACCGAAATGGAAAAAGCGGTTCTGAAGGTGCGCAATTACCGTAAGTCATTCAATATTGTTCCGGTAGTGAAACAGATTGATACACTGGCGGCTGAATATCCAGCTCAGACCAACTACCTGTATCTTACTTACAGCGGCATTGCAAATGATGTTCATTATCTGGGCGACCATCGCTCAATCATTGTTCTGGGGTCAGGTGCATACCGTATTGGTAGCTCGGTTGAGTTCGACTGGTGCGGGGTGAACGCTTTGAACACCATCCGCAAGGAAGGCTGGAGAAGTGTAATGATCAACTATAATCCGGAAACAGTATCTACCGACTACGATATGTGTGACCGTCTTTACTTTGACGAACTCACATTCGAACGTGTTCTTGATATTATCGAATTGGAAAACCCTCACGGTGTGATTGTATCAACCGGCGGACAGATTCCAAACAACTTGGCGATGAGACTGGACGAGGCAAAGGTGAACATTCTGGGAACTACAGCTAAAAGCATTGATAACGCGGAAGACAGAAACAAGTTCTCTGCAATGCTCGACCGTATTGGAGTAGACCAGCCTCGCTGGAGAGAGCTGACCAGCATGGAAGATATCAACGGCTTCGTTGCAGAAGTAGGATTCCCAGTTTTGGTAAGACCTTCTTATGTGCTTAGTGGCGCAGCTATGAATGTCTGCTCAAATCAGGATGAACTGGTACGCTTCCTGGAACTGGCAGCCAATGTGTCTAAACAACACCCGGTAGTAGTGAGCCAGTTTATCGAACATGCCAAGGAAGTTGAAATGGATGCTGTTGCAGATAATGGTGAAATTGTGGCCTACGCAATCAGTGAACATATCGAATTTGCAGGGGTTCACTCGGGCGACGCAACTATCCAGTTCCCTCCACAGAAGCTTTATGTTGAGACAATGCGTAGGATTAAGAGAATTTCTAAGCAGATTGCAAAAGAATTGAACATCTCAGGTCCTTTCAATATTCAGTATCTGGCAAAAGACAATGACATCAAGGTAATTGAATGTAACCTCCGTGCATCACGAAGCTTCCCGTTTGTGAGCAAGGTGTTGAAGATCAACTTCATTGAACTTGCAACAAAAGTAATGTTGGGATTGCCGGTAGAGAAACCGGAGAAGAGCCTGTTCGATCTGGATTATGTAGGTATCAAAGCTTCTCAGTTCTCCTTCTCACGTCTGCAAAAGGCCGATCCGGTACTAGGGGTAGATATGGCTAGTACGGGCGAAGTGGGATGTCTGGGTGATGACAGCTCATGCGCAATCCTGAAAGCAATGCTTTCTGTAGGATATAAGATTCCGAAGAAGAACATTCTCTTATCGACTGGTACTACAAAAGATAAAACAGATATGTTGGCAGCAGCACACCTGCTTAATGAAAGAGGATATAAGCTGTTTGCTACAGGCGGTACGCACAGAGCTCTTGCCGAAAACGGAATTCCTAGTACTATGGTTTACTGGCCAAGCGAAACAGGAACTCCACAGGCTTTGGATTTACTTCACAACAAAGAGATTGATATGGTGGTGAATATTCCGAAGAACCTCACTGTAAGAGAGCTGAGCAATGGGTATATGATCCGTCGTGCTGCTATCGACCTGAATATTCCATTGATTACCAATCCAAGACTTGCAACTGCATTTATCAATGCGTTCTGCACAATTAATCTGGACGAGCTGCTCATTAAGAGCTGGGAAGAATACAAGTAA
- a CDS encoding glycogen/starch synthase — protein MVNSLLSPDFIFETSWEVCNKVGGIYTVLSTRANTLQTSHKDAVFFIGPDLWLGKENPLFIELDYLYKPWKLYAATYDNLQVRIGRWNIIGEPIVILVDFTSFYQMKNEIYTDLWNKYQVDSLHAYGDYDEASMFSYAAGKVAESFYRYNMNRKDRVVYHAHEWMTGLGALYLQSAVPEIASIFTTHATSIGRSIAGNMKPLYDYLHAYNGDQMARELNMESKHSIEKQTAHHVDCFTTVSDITNLECKELLDKEADVVLKNGFEDDFVPKGKSYSTKREKARLKLLEVANKLLGTNLDDDTLFICTSGRYEFKNKGLDVFVESLNLLNHDSKLEKNIVAYITVPAGIPVPRQDLVDRLYYNDKSKEVLESPFITHWLDNMWDDRLLNMIKQLGMKNYQEDKVKVIFVPCYLDGNDGIFNLSYYDLLLGYDLTVYPSYYEPWGYTPLESVAFHIPTITTDLTGFGLWVKHARNQHGIQDGVEVIHRSDSNYPEVADKIKETILSFSVMSSEEIEHIRKRAAAVAEHALWKHFIEYYYKAYDIALRNTRKRLLKQI, from the coding sequence ATGGTGAATTCGCTTTTAAGCCCTGATTTTATATTTGAAACTAGCTGGGAGGTATGTAATAAGGTAGGAGGAATATATACTGTATTGTCTACCAGAGCAAATACTCTCCAGACTAGCCATAAAGATGCCGTGTTTTTTATTGGGCCAGATCTTTGGCTTGGTAAGGAAAACCCTTTATTTATTGAACTTGACTATTTATATAAACCCTGGAAACTGTATGCAGCGACATATGATAATCTCCAGGTTCGGATAGGACGTTGGAACATTATTGGTGAACCTATTGTTATTTTGGTAGATTTTACTTCGTTTTATCAAATGAAGAATGAAATTTATACGGATCTCTGGAATAAATATCAGGTTGATTCTTTGCATGCATATGGTGATTACGATGAAGCATCAATGTTCTCTTATGCAGCCGGCAAAGTGGCTGAAAGTTTCTACAGATACAACATGAATCGTAAAGACAGGGTTGTTTATCATGCACATGAATGGATGACTGGCCTTGGGGCACTATATCTGCAGTCAGCTGTACCCGAAATAGCATCTATATTTACAACCCATGCAACTTCAATAGGTCGATCCATTGCAGGAAATATGAAACCTTTATATGATTATCTGCATGCGTATAATGGTGACCAGATGGCTAGGGAACTTAACATGGAATCAAAACACTCCATTGAAAAGCAAACTGCTCATCATGTAGATTGTTTTACTACTGTTAGTGATATAACAAACTTGGAATGCAAAGAATTGCTGGATAAGGAAGCTGATGTAGTATTGAAAAACGGGTTTGAAGATGACTTTGTTCCTAAAGGTAAAAGTTATTCGACAAAACGTGAGAAAGCTCGCTTAAAATTGCTTGAAGTTGCAAACAAGTTACTTGGAACTAATTTAGATGACGATACTCTGTTTATATGCACAAGTGGCAGATATGAATTCAAGAACAAGGGCCTTGACGTTTTTGTTGAATCATTGAACTTGCTTAATCATGATTCAAAATTGGAGAAAAATATTGTTGCCTATATTACTGTCCCTGCAGGTATACCTGTTCCTAGACAAGATTTGGTAGACAGACTTTATTATAACGATAAAAGTAAAGAAGTATTAGAATCTCCTTTTATAACTCATTGGCTTGATAATATGTGGGATGACAGACTGCTGAACATGATAAAGCAGTTAGGAATGAAAAATTATCAAGAAGACAAGGTGAAAGTGATTTTTGTACCTTGCTACCTTGATGGTAATGACGGAATTTTTAATTTGAGCTACTATGACTTGCTTCTGGGATATGATTTAACGGTGTATCCGTCTTATTATGAACCGTGGGGTTACACTCCGCTGGAGAGCGTAGCTTTTCATATACCCACAATCACAACGGATCTCACTGGCTTTGGCCTTTGGGTTAAGCATGCCAGAAACCAACATGGCATACAGGATGGGGTAGAAGTGATTCATCGTTCGGATAGTAACTATCCGGAAGTAGCAGATAAAATTAAAGAAACAATTCTTTCTTTTTCGGTTATGTCTTCTGAGGAGATAGAACATATACGTAAACGGGCGGCAGCGGTTGCAGAGCATGCTCTGTGGAAACATTTTATAGAGTATTATTATAAGGCATATGACATTGCTTTACGAAATACCAGAAAACGTCTGTTAAAACAAATTTAG